Below is a genomic region from Echinicola rosea.
TGGACTAATCCGTCATAATTTCGTGCCTGGTAAAATCTCCCCTCAGGGCGACAGTTACATCAATGCACAGACATTGCAGAATAAATATGCTTGGGAAGCCGCGGCCTATGTCTCCGAGGAGCTGAAGGTTTCGCCTTCACTGAGTGTCAATGGCGGTCTCCGCTATTCGTGGTTTGCTCAAGTAGGGCCTGGGGAAGTGTTTACCTATGATCAGGATGGCGATGTAGTAAGTTCAAAGGATTATGATAAAGGGGAGATTGTAGAAACGTACGGAGGACTGGAACCACGTCTTGGCTTGACCTATATGCTAAATGATGAAACTTCGCTGAAGGCATCATACGGACGGAACCGCCAGTACCTACACTTGGTGTCCAATTCTACCTCTGGCACTCCTATAGACCTATGGATTCCCAGCAGCAATAATGTCAAGCCGCAGATAGCTGACCAGATTGCCATGGGATATTACAGGAATTTTAAGGATAATATGTATGAAACGTCCTTAGAGGTATATTATAAGGACATGCAAAACCAAGTTGACTACCGTACCGGTGCTGAATTGGTTTTCAATGAAAATGTGGAGTCACAATTGCTTTTTGGAAAAGGCTGGTCTTATGGAGCCGAGTTTCTATTGCGAAAAAACACGGGGAGGCTGACGGGTTGGGTCAGCTACACGATCTCTAAGACAGAGCGGGAATTTGCCGGAGTGGATTACGGGGAAGTTTATCCTGCCAGTTGGGACAGGCCACATGATTTTTCAGTGGTAGGGATTTATCAACTGAACAAAAAATGGAACCTGTCTGCTTCTTTTGTCTACCGCTCTGGAAATGCGGTGACCTATCCTGTTGGGAAGTATGAAATGAAAGGTGAGGTCATCAATATGTATGGAAAGCGAAATAATAATCGCATGCCAGATTATAACAGGCTGGACATCGGTGCCACGATGAAGCTTAAGGAAACCAAGAAGTTTAGCTCTGACCTGAATTTTTCCATCTACAACGTATATGCGCGAAAAAATGCTTATTCCATTTCATTTCGCGAAAACAGGGACGACCCCACCCAGACCGAAGCGGTGAAAATAGCCCTTTTCAGTATTTTACCATCCGTAACTTATAATTTTAGATTTAAATGATCATGAAAAAATATAGTGGACTAATCTTATTTTTGGCGGTGACCTTGATGGGGTGTGAGGATGTGATCGAGCTAGACCTGGATGAAGGGGAGGCCCGAATAGCGATAGAGGGAATCGTTACCGACCAGCCCGGGCCATATACGGTGACCATTACCGAGTCTGTGGGTTTTTATGAAGACAATGTGTTTCCTCCCATTAGTGGTGCCTTCGTGGAAATTTCCGATGATCAAGGAAATGCAGAAGTGCTGGTGGAAACAGAGGACGGGCTGTATCAGACTACGGATCTCCAAGGTCAAAGGGGGGTGACATACACCCTCACCGTAGAGCATGAAGGTCAGACTTATACCGCTCAAAGCCGGATGCCAGAAGAGCAGGTGGCTATTGATTCCCTGGGGTTCCGGTTTGAAGAAGAGTCGTTGCTAAATAAGGAAGGGTATTATTTTAAAGCATATTTTGAAGATCCTCCAGGCTTGGGCGATTACTATAGCTTCAATGTCTTTATCAATGGAGAGGTGTATGTCTTTGATTTTGACGGTGAGATGATCGAAGATGATAATTTTTGGCTTTACAGTGACAAATACACGGACGGAAATGCCCAAGATTATGATTTTCCTCATACTCTTGAAGAAGGAGATGATGTTTATGTCGAATTAAGGCATTTGGAAAAATCTACCTATGACTATTATCGTATGCTCGTAGATGTTATTGACGGGGGAGGCGTGGCTCCGTCCAACCCAATTTCAAATTTTGGTGATACTGCCCTGGGGTATTTCGGCGCTTTCTCGGTGAGCAATATTGAGGCTACTGTGGAGGAATAAAGGATACTGCCCTCCGATAGAGGTGATATCCATTATCGGGGGGATTCACTTTTATCCGTGTGATCATGATATTGGTCATTTTTCACGCTTTAAATCTTTATGGTTTTTTTGTTCAGGGAATATTATATAGTTTTGAGGGTTGCCCTCACTTTTAAATTCTGGTAAAAAAGTGACTTAAGGGGTGTTTTTGAGGTGGTTTTTGGTCATCATGGATTTGCGTGTGTCTGTAATAGCTTTTAACGTTACCGGAACATTGTCGAAATCCTTGTAGGATACTCGATCTAGGTTTTTTGGGCCCTTTCCTTTTTTGTCTTGAAAAAATCTCAAATACTTTGTTATAGAAAATTAACTTTATGAGAAGAATAATGAGAACTTATGTAGTATTTCACATGGTTTTTTTTGTCTTGGGACAAGTCATTGCCCAGCAGGACACCACTTGGTTTGACCAGGATTGGGAGGAGACGACCAAGGACAGCGCAGCTTTTTACAGACCTACACCTCAACCGAAAGGAAATGGGTTTTCGCTGGTTGATTATTATATCTCTGGTGCCATGCAGATGGAGGGCATTTCTCTGTCAAAGGATGAAGAGGTTTTTGAAGGGGTGGTGAAGTGGTATCATGAAAACGGTCAGTTAAAGCAGAAAGCAACCTATGAGACAGGGGTGCTCCATGGAGAGTTTGTTGATTATTATAATGGCGAACCTTATGCCACTGCTCAATATACCAATGGCAAGGTTTCCGAGGGACTAATCCTCACATTTAATCAAGACTATCAGTGCTATCGTCTCCTAGAGTACCAGGATGGAAAAGCCGTCCGCGAAAAGTTGTTTCTAGAAATGCCTGAAAAGGGGATGATTATAGATTCCCAAATTAAGAAAGGTGATGAAAAGAATCTGCTGAGGGTATCCTATTATGATGGAAAAGGAAATGCACTGGGGGAGATAGAAATGAATGCGGATGATGTTCAAGATCCTTCCGTTTACGATGGTGTACAGATAAATTACTACTACGCTCCTATCAAGCAAAAAAGCGCAATGGTATATGATAAGGGGGCACTTCAGGAGGGTACTGTGTGGTATGCATCAGGTGAGGTTCGTGAAAAGATTACCGTCGAAAATGATACCATTCATAGAGTTTATTTTGATGAGGATGGAAAAGCGTTAGGTGAGTTGACCAGCACGGAAGGAGAGGGGCAAGGCTGGTATTCTTCACTTGGAGGGCCGGTAGAAGGCATATTGATAAAGTTCAGTGAAAGTTATTTTCATGACAAACCAACAATCTTGTACAAGGAGCAATACCGTAAAGGAAGTCTCGTGGAGCGGGAAGATTTTTATGAAAATGGAGAAATACAGCTACGAAGTGTTTATGGGGAGGATGGTCTGGCAAAAACGATTTCTTATAATAAAGAGGGGCAAGTAACACACCAACTAATTTATAAGGATGGGGAGCCTTTTGAGGGATCGTTTTATGATAGTAATAAAAATGAAGCGTTTACATATGTCCAAGGAGAATTGACCAAGAAAAGTAGTCTGTATGAAGATGGTAGCAATTTTGAAAGCAGAGAGGGGAATAAGAGTGTTTTTTATGATCAAAAAGGGGAGGTTATCGGTGAATTGACTTATAAACCTAACAAGTATGGAGATAACGTCCCTTACAATGGAACCTTATTCCAGTTGAATTATAAGGGGAGATTGTATATGGAGGAAGATTATCAGGAGGGTATCCGCACCAGACATGCTTACTACAGTTATTCCAGCAATAAGGATAAGATGATCAAGGAATCTGAAACCTTTTATGATGGTAAAGGTAAGAAGGCACGATATAAATACTATTATAAAAGTGGAGGGTTAAGAGAGGATATCATTTATGCGAACGGATATGAAGAAAAATCGACTACTGTTTATGATGAAAAAGGAAATATACTTGCGGAAATGACCTATCTTCCCGATCGGCACGGTACTGAGTATACTTTTTTTAGGGACAGAGATGATGTACAGTATATCAAAAAATATAATGAAGATGGCCGGCTGATCTATGAGAAACGGTATGGAGAGGATTATAGTGAGAAAGATCGTCATGGTAATTATTTGATTTTCTTGGAAGAAGAGATAGATTATGACGGAGAGGCCCATTTTTATGATTTACATGGGGAAGTTTTAGCAGAAGCCACCTATAGAGATGCGGAGCCTTGGGAAGGAGTGGTAAAGGATGGAACTGCGTATGAGTATAGGCTGACCCCTTATGCAGCAGGTGAAAAACATGGAGAAGAAAAGCGAATACTGCACTCTGGGGGTAGCGCACCCATCGTCATCGAGCGTACAAATTATGTAAATGGATCCCGTCATGGTAAGCACACGACCTACAATCGTAATGGAGGCCTTGAAAGTGAGGAAAACTATTCCGATGGATTATTGGACGGGGAATGTGTTTATTACAACGAAGAGGGGGCTGTGCGGAATAGGATTGTTTATAAAGGTGGCAAGCCGATGGATGGTTTGGTGATTTCGTATTATGCTTCGTATCAAAAGCCACTCTCGACAAAAAGATCTTTTTACAAAGAGGGAACTCTTTATAAAATAGAAAAGTGGACAGAGGATAAATTGTCCCAACAGATAAT
It encodes:
- a CDS encoding toxin-antitoxin system YwqK family antitoxin — its product is MRTYVVFHMVFFVLGQVIAQQDTTWFDQDWEETTKDSAAFYRPTPQPKGNGFSLVDYYISGAMQMEGISLSKDEEVFEGVVKWYHENGQLKQKATYETGVLHGEFVDYYNGEPYATAQYTNGKVSEGLILTFNQDYQCYRLLEYQDGKAVREKLFLEMPEKGMIIDSQIKKGDEKNLLRVSYYDGKGNALGEIEMNADDVQDPSVYDGVQINYYYAPIKQKSAMVYDKGALQEGTVWYASGEVREKITVENDTIHRVYFDEDGKALGELTSTEGEGQGWYSSLGGPVEGILIKFSESYFHDKPTILYKEQYRKGSLVEREDFYENGEIQLRSVYGEDGLAKTISYNKEGQVTHQLIYKDGEPFEGSFYDSNKNEAFTYVQGELTKKSSLYEDGSNFESREGNKSVFYDQKGEVIGELTYKPNKYGDNVPYNGTLFQLNYKGRLYMEEDYQEGIRTRHAYYSYSSNKDKMIKESETFYDGKGKKARYKYYYKSGGLREDIIYANGYEEKSTTVYDEKGNILAEMTYLPDRHGTEYTFFRDRDDVQYIKKYNEDGRLIYEKRYGEDYSEKDRHGNYLIFLEEEIDYDGEAHFYDLHGEVLAEATYRDAEPWEGVVKDGTAYEYRLTPYAAGEKHGEEKRILHSGGSAPIVIERTNYVNGSRHGKHTTYNRNGGLESEENYSDGLLDGECVYYNEEGAVRNRIVYKGGKPMDGLVISYYASYQKPLSTKRSFYKEGTLYKIEKWTEDKLSQQIMIDGNQINAAIYDEQGHEKAKFNVVDAENKTGEVTYTNTNSNNQKVVERGEFKDGLPLSGSFYLHEFTVGYQSIKQDEAIAKIKLEVTDDEYSISALDEDGTVVFSVIEKKGLETSYFLEKILDPYSFYYNVMPEF
- a CDS encoding DUF4249 domain-containing protein — its product is MKKYSGLILFLAVTLMGCEDVIELDLDEGEARIAIEGIVTDQPGPYTVTITESVGFYEDNVFPPISGAFVEISDDQGNAEVLVETEDGLYQTTDLQGQRGVTYTLTVEHEGQTYTAQSRMPEEQVAIDSLGFRFEEESLLNKEGYYFKAYFEDPPGLGDYYSFNVFINGEVYVFDFDGEMIEDDNFWLYSDKYTDGNAQDYDFPHTLEEGDDVYVELRHLEKSTYDYYRMLVDVIDGGGVAPSNPISNFGDTALGYFGAFSVSNIEATVEE